The proteins below are encoded in one region of Apium graveolens cultivar Ventura chromosome 4, ASM990537v1, whole genome shotgun sequence:
- the LOC141717444 gene encoding chaperone protein ClpD, chloroplastic, whose translation MEVSSSSYSQPLSLHKHHFPPPHHRRVSARFNHLKSRSPLFTSQNYPFTTSCSTSSSCSSYFGTTLNYVSIGVYKPNPVLRKRSFSILCGVFERFTERAIKAVMFSQKEAKSLGQKMVFTQHLLLGLIAEDRSALGFLGSGVTIEKAREVVREIWSEEIDQEGNVKGGNEKGGLSSSATDVPFSVSTKRVFEAAVEYSKNMGYHFIAPEHIAIGLFTVDDGNAGRVLKRLGINANDLATVAVSRLQGELAKDGRDPPTSSKRMREKLVPGKVTIDRSSEKAKDKSALAQFCVDLTARASDGLIDPVIGRETEIQRIIQILCRKTKCNPILLGEAGVGKTAIAEGLAINILEGNVPEFLLTKRILSLDIGLLISGAKERGELEGRVTTLIKEIKESGKVVLFIDEVHTLIGSGTVGRGNKGSGLDIGNLLKPSLGRGEIQCIASTTMDEYRMHFEKDTALARRFQPVLINEPSQEDAVRILLGLREKYEVHHRCRYTLEALNAAVQLSARYIPDRHLPDKAIDLIDEAGSKSRMESYKRRKAQQIHVLTKSPDDYWQEIREVHAMHEVVLESKRNNLDDASSMEDDTKLNLEQSVAMGTDDESVVGPDEIAAVASMWSGIPVQQLNADERLLLVGLEELLRKRVIGQDEAVAAISRAVKRSRVGLKDPDRPIAAMLFCGPTGVGKTELTKALAQCYFGSEDAMLRLDMSEYMERHTVSKLIGSPPGYVGYGEGGTLTEAIRRRPFTVVLLDEIEKAHPDIFNILLQLFEDGHLTDSQGRKVSFKNALVVMTSNVGSAAIAKGTQNSLGFFHADDDESASYAGLKTLVMEELKNYFRPELLNRIDEVVVFRSLEKTQLLEILDIMLQEVKKRVMSLGIDLEVSKTTLDLICEQGYDRSYGARPLRRAVTLLVEDPLSEAILSEDYKPGDKAIVDLDDSGNPVVTNKSNQNLHISDTKSFL comes from the exons ATGGAAGTTTCATCATCTTCTTACTCACAACCACTCTCTCTCCACAAACATCATTTCCCACCACCACATCACCGCCGTGTCTCCGCCAGATTCAACCACCTCAAATCTCGATCCCCACTTTTTACTTCCCAAAACTACCCTTTTACTACTTCTTGCTCAACTTCAAGTTCTTGCTCATCTTACTTTGGAACGACCTTGAATTATGTATCCATAGGTGTTTATAAGCCCAACCCAGTTCTTAGAAAGAGATCTTTTTCAATCTTGTGTGGGGTTTTTGAGAGATTTACTGAGAGAGCAATCAAAGCTGTGATGTTTTCTCAAAAAGAAGCCAAGTCTTTAGGCCAAAAAATGGTGTTTACGCAGCATCTTTTGTTGGGATTAATCGCGGAGGATCGGTCTGCTTTGGGGTTTTTAGGGTCTGGTGTTACAATTGAGAAAGCTCGAGAAGTTGTTAGGGAAATTTGGAGTGAGGAGATTGATCAGGAGGGTAATGTGAAAGGGGGAAATGAGAAGGGTGGTTTGTCGAGTTCTGCTACGGATGTTCCCTTTTCTGTGAGCACCAAGAGGGTGTTTGAGGCTGCAGTGGAGTATTCGAAGAATATGGGGTATCATTTTATTGCTCCGGAGCATATTGCTATTGGATTGTTTACGGTTGATGATGGTAATGCTGGCCGTGTACTAAAGAG ATTAGGGATAAACGCAAATGATTTGGCAACAGTGGCCGTTTCTAGATTGCAAGGAGAGCTTGCAAAAGATGGTAGAGACCCACCCACTTCATCTAAACGAATGCGCGAGAAATTAGTTCCCGGAAAGGTCACTATTGACAGATCATCTGAAAAGGCTAAAG ATAAAAGTGCTTTGGCCCAATTCTGTGTTGATCTTACTGCTCGTGCTAGTGATGGACTCATTGATCCGGTGATTGGTCGGGAAACTGAAATTCAGAGAATCATTCAAATCCTTTGCCGAAAAACCAAATGCAACCCCATTCTTCTTGGTGAAGCTGGGGTCGGAAAAACTGCTATTGCTGAAGGGCTGGCAATAAATATTTTGGAGGGAAATGTTCCTGAATTTCTCTTG ACAAAGAGAATTTTGTCATTAGATATAGGTCTACTAATCTCAGGAGCAAAAGAGAGAGGAGAGCTAGAGGGACGTGTTACTACATTGATCAAGGAAATAAAAGAGTCAG gcaaagttgttcttttTATAGATGAAGTACACACACTAATCGGATCAGGAACAGTTGGTAGAGGAAACAAAGGGTCTGGTCTTGACATCGGCAATCTATTGAAACCATCACTTGGAAGAGGTGAAATACAG TGCATTGCATCTACAACTATGGATGAATACAGGATGCATTTTGAGAAGGATACTGCCTTAGCACGACGATTCCAGCCAGTGCTGATCAATGAACCAAGCCAG GAGGATGCTGTGAGAATTCTCTTGGGCCTGCGTGAAAAGTATGAAGTGCATCACAGATGTAGATATACATTGGAGGCATTAAATGCTGCTGTGCAGCTTTCGGCAAGATATATACCTGATAGGCATCTTCCTGACAAAGCTATTGATCTCATCGATGAGGCAGGAAGCAAATCTCGTATGGAATCGTACAAGAGAAGAAAAGCACAACAAATTCATGTACTTACAAAGTCACCAGATGATTACTGGCAAGAGATCAGAGAAGTTCATGCCATGCACGAAGTG GTTCTGGAGAGTAAAAGAAATAACTTGGATGATGCATCCAGCATGGAAGATGACACCAAGCTTAACCTGGAGCAGTCCGTAGCTATGGGAACTGATGACGA GTCTGTGGTCGGACCTGATGAAATTGCTGCAGTGGCTTCAATGTGGTCTGGGATTCCTGTTCAGCAGCTCAATGCTGATGAGAGACTGCTTCTAGTAGGTCTTGAAGAGCTGCTTCGGAAACGGGTCATTGGTCAAGATGAAGCTGTTGCTGCCATTTCTCGAGCTGTTAAGAGGTCCCGAGTCGGGCTAAAAGATCCTGATAGGCCAATTGCAGCAATGCTTTTCTGTGGTCCAACTGGTGTTGGCAAAACTGAACTGACAAAAGCTTTGGCACAGTGCTATTTTGGCTCT GAGGATGCAATGCTAAGGCTCGACATGAGTGAGTATATGGAGAGGCATACAGTGAGCAAGTTGATAGGCTCACCCCCAGGATATGTTGGCTACGGAGAGGGGGGCACTCTTACAGAGGCCATCAGAAGGCGCCCTTTTACAGTTGTATTGCTCGATGAAATAGAAAAAGCGCATCCAGATATATTTAACATTCTTCTCCAATTGTTTGAAGATGGCCACCTTACAGATTCTCAG GGTCGGAAGGTATCTTTTAAGAATGCGTTAGTGGTGATGACTTCTAATGTGGGTTCTGCGGCCATTGCAAAAGGTACACAAAACTCTCTAGGTTTCTTTCATGCTGATGATGATGAGTCAGCTTCGTATGCTGGATTGAAAACATTGGTGATGGAAGAACTAAAAAATTACTTCCGCCCCGAGTTACTCAACAGGATAGATGAAGTAGTTGTATTCCGTTCATTGGAAAAAACTCAG CTGCTCGAGATATTGGATATTATGTTGCAAGAGGTGAAGAAAAGGGTCATGTCTCTCGGAATTGATTTAGAGGTGTCTAAAACAACTCTGGATCTAATTTGTGAACAAGGATACGATCGGAGTTATGGTGCACGGCCACTTAGAAGGGCCGTTACTCTTTTAGTCGAGGATCCCTTGAGCGAAGCAATTCTTTCAGAAGATTACAAGCCTGGCGATAAAGCCATAGTAGATCTGGACGATTCAGGAAATCCTGTCGTCACTAACAAATCCAATCAAAACTTACACATATCTGATACAAAATCGTTCTTGTAG
- the LOC141717120 gene encoding uncharacterized protein LOC141717120, producing MGSHVFLRIVDVVSNFDPYFQQRIDAVGRKGLSPLQKCTAAMRMLAYGVFADAVDDYVCIGESTAVECLKKFVSTVCTIFESEYLRKPNANDVQRLLQMDEARSFPGMTDAKNRSPVFNDLLQGRAPEVNYTINVNNYNMGYYLTDEIYPEWSKFVKTIPRPHSEKKKLFAKYQESQRKDVERAFGVLQSRFAIVRGPARFWDRANLGRIMRACIIIHNMIVEDERDTYATQFGPLPTYDDTTNGLPEPNLGKEP from the exons ATGGGAAGTCATGTTTTTCTTCGTATTGTGGATGTTGTTTCAAATTTTGATCCATATTTTCAACAAAGGATTGATGCAGTGGGAAGGAAAGGTTTGTCACCTTTACAAAAATGCACTGCGGCAATGCGTATGTTAGCATACGGTGTCTTTGCTGATGCTGTTGATGACTATGTTTGTATTGGAGAGAGTACTGCGGTTGAATGCTTGAAAAAATTTGTCTCCACTGTATGTACGATATTTGAGAGTGAATACTTACGAAAGCCAAACGCGAATGATGTGCAACGTCTATTACAGATGGATGAAGCTCGTAGTTTTCCTGGTATGACCGACGCTAAAA ATCGATCACCAGTGTTTAATGATTTGCTACAAGGTCGTGCTCCAGAGGTAAATTATACTATCAATGTAAACAATTATAATATGGGATATTACTTAACAGATGAAATCTATCCTGAATGGTCAAAATTCGTTAAAACAATACCCCGTCCACATAGTGAGAAAAAAAAGTTATTTGCAAAATATCAAGAAAGCCAACGGAAGGATGTTGAACGAGCGTTTGGTGTATTACAGTCCCGTTTCGCAATTGTACGTGGTCCAGCACGCTTTTGGGACCGAGCAAATCTTGGGAGAATAATGAGAGCATGCATCATAATTCATAACATGATTGTTGAAGACGAGAGAGACACGTATGCCACCCAATTTGGTCCTCTACCAACCTATGATGATACAACAAATGGCTTACCGGAACCAAATTTAGGGAAAGAACCTTAA